GTTTTTCGCATGCCTCCCGCTCCATATGGCGGAATACCTTGCGGAAAAAGACAATGCGTTTTAGCACTTCGACGATTCCCATGACCGCCAGGTCTTTGACATCGTAATACGTTTCGACGCCAGCCTCCCTCATCAAGGGGCCGCCGATACCGAAAAAGGTGAGGGAGGGATCGGCTTGGCGAAGCGCACGGACCAAACCGGCAGCATGCATGTCTCCAGAAATCTCGCCGGCAAGGATCATGATGGAACGGGGTTTCGTCATGAGCGGCCTTGAAGCGAGTCCTCGGTGTTCATGGCGATAAAGCAGATTCCCAGCCGGTTGGCCTCTTTGATCAATTTCTCCCGTTCAAGGAGGATGGTGCGTTTGGCTTCAACGGCAAGCACTTGGGTTTTACTTTTTTTGATAATTTTCATGGTGCGCATGCCGACCACGGGAATATCAAAACGCATATCGTGGCCTTTCTTCGCCACCTTAACCACAACGGCGCCGCCCTTGCCCACGCGGCCGGCGCGCAGGATGGTCTCATCCGTGCCTTCATAAGCCTCAACGGCAAGGATGGTACCTTCTTTGACCGCCACGGTCTGCCCGATTTCAATACTGCTGGTGATTTTAGCCACATTCAGGCCGAACAGGATGTCCATCATTTCCGCGTCGGTCGGTGCCCGCCCGCCGATCAGGCCGGCCTCCGGCATGGCGGCTTCCATAAACAGGTGGGCCGGAACCAGGGTGACGCCGTGTTGAGTCAATGCATCACAGGCCGCCCCGTAGATGGTGTGGGCGTTGCGCTGTTTGAGGTTTTTTAAGAGGTCAAATGTCATGCGGTCGAATCGCAGGCTGAACAAGTGG
The DNA window shown above is from bacterium and carries:
- the lpxI gene encoding UDP-2,3-diacylglucosamine diphosphatase LpxI (LpxI, functionally equivalent to LpxH, replaces it in LPS biosynthesis in a minority of bacteria.) produces the protein MNDTSPHEGAFGIPKGITEIVLLAGKGDYPLLLAQSARAQGVRRITAIAFRHETDRAITRYVDDVKWIYLGQFGAVLGALDSWGIKHAVMVGQITPTHLFSLRFDRMTFDLLKNLKQRNAHTIYGAACDALTQHGVTLVPAHLFMEAAMPEAGLIGGRAPTDAEMMDILFGLNVAKITSSIEIGQTVAVKEGTILAVEAYEGTDETILRAGRVGKGGAVVVKVAKKGHDMRFDIPVVGMRTMKIIKKSKTQVLAVEAKRTILLEREKLIKEANRLGICFIAMNTEDSLQGRS